The following are encoded together in the Bos mutus isolate GX-2022 chromosome 3, NWIPB_WYAK_1.1, whole genome shotgun sequence genome:
- the LOC102273112 gene encoding olfactory receptor 5D13-like: protein MSDNTEGITLHFIQILLQISLNQLLYFVHRNQENQSAEVTFILLGFSEYPELQIPLVLLFLTIYSITVLGNLGMILIIKINPKLHTPVYYFLRHLSFVDLCYSTVVTPKLLENLIVEDRTISFTGCIMQFFFACIFVVTETFLLAVMAYDRFVAICNPLLYTVVMSQKLCSLLVGASYSWGTVCSLTLTHFLSELSFRGNNIINNFVCEHAAIVAVSCSDPYISQEIILVSATFNEISSLMIILTSYVFIFITVLKMPSTGGRHKAFSTCASHLTTITVFHGTILFLYCVPNSRSSWLMVKVASVFYTVVIPMLNPVIYSLGNKDVKETARKLVNTKLLCQ, encoded by the coding sequence atgTCCGACAATACTGAGGGAATAACATTACATTTCATTCAAATTTTGCTTCAGATTTCTCTGAAtcaacttttatattttgtccacaGGAACCAAGAAAACCAGAGTGCTGAAGTCACTTTCATTCTCTTGGGCTTCTCAGAATATCCCGAACTCCAGATACCCCTTGTCCTGTTATTCTTAACCATCTACTCCATCACTGTGCTGGGGAACCTGGGCATGATCCTAATTATCAAGATAAATCCCAAACTCCACACCCCTGTGTACTACTTCCTCAGACATTTGTCCTTTGTTGATCTCTGTTACTCAACAGTAGTTACACCCAAGCTACTAGAAAACTTGATTGTGGAAGACAGAACCATCTCCTTCACAGGATGCATCATGCAATTCTTCTTTGCCTGCATATTTGTGGTGACAGAGACATTCCTGTTGGCAGTGATGGCATATGACCGATTTGTGGCCATTTGCAACCCTCTTCTCTATACAGTTGTCATGTCCCAGAAGCTTTGTTCCTTATTGGTGGGTGCATCATACTCTTGGGGTACAGTCTGTTCCCTGACTCTTACCCACTTTTTATCTGAATTGTCCTTTAGAGGAAATAATATCATAAATAACTTTGTCTGTGAGCACGCGGCCATTGTTGCTGTTTCCTGCTCTGACCCCTACATTAGCCAGGAGATCATTTTAGTCTCTGCCACGTTTAATGAAATAAGCAGCCTGATGATTATTCTCACctcctatgttttcatttttatcactgtCCTGAAGATGCCTTCAACTGGGGGGCGCcacaaagccttctccacctgtgcctcCCACCTGACCACCATTACCGTCTTCCACGGGACCATCCTTTTCCTCTACTGTGTTCCTAACTCCAGGAGTTCATGGCTCATGGTCAAGGTGGCCTCTGTCTTTTACACAGTGGtcatccccatgctgaacccagTGATCTACAGCCTCGGGAACAAAGATGTGAAAGAGACTGCTAGGAAGCTAGTCAATACCAAATTATTATGTCAATGA